The following proteins come from a genomic window of Macadamia integrifolia cultivar HAES 741 chromosome 14, SCU_Mint_v3, whole genome shotgun sequence:
- the LOC122060497 gene encoding uncharacterized protein LOC122060497 isoform X2 has protein sequence MTQKRKSAEFTALEESDRALNHIFCGTANSLSQLYGEALHQQKLLFQAGERRALEKLNEWILTKQQGGVTVTEADILAYLQNELDIGVEVPSLPIPEQQQHLNINASLPLSSPGPQMLEGKFLQATGPLVLPVAFNMDQPRNSASSNDAPSTPLKESIPFEVAGYSEMLAHCMQIEDQEN, from the exons ATGACCCAGAAGAGGAAATCCGCAGAGTTCACTGCTTTGGAGGAAAGTGATAGAGCGCTCAATCACATCTTCTGTGGCACTGCTAATTCTCTGTCTCAACTTTATGGTGAAGCACTCCATCAGCAGAAGTTGCTCTTTCAGGCTGGGGAGAGACGTGCTTTG GAAAAACTAAATGAATGGATATTGACGAAGCAACAAGGAGGAGTAACAGTTACAGAAGCAGATATTTTAGCATATCTTCAG AATGAGCTTGACATTGGAGTAGAAGTGCCATCTCTGCCCATACCTGAGCAGCAGCAACACCTCAATATAAATGCTAGTTTACCCTTGTCATCTCCAGGGCCTCAAATGCTAGAGGGAAAATTCTTGCAAGCAACAGGTCCTCTGGTTTTACCAGTGGCCTTCAACATGGACCAACCCAGGAATTCTGCTTCCTCCAATGATGCTCCATCCACTCCTCTCAAGGAGAGTATTCCATTTGAAGTTGCAGGCTATTCGGAGATGTTGGCGCATTGCATGCAGATTGAGGATCAAGAA AATTAG
- the LOC122060497 gene encoding uncharacterized protein LOC122060497 isoform X1 — MTQKRKSAEFTALEESDRALNHIFCGTANSLSQLYGEALHQQKLLFQAGERRALEKLNEWILTKQQGGVTVTEADILAYLQNELDIGVEVPSLPIPEQQQHLNINASLPLSSPGPQMLEGKFLQATGPLVLPVAFNMDQPRNSASSNDAPSTPLKESIPFEVAGYSEMLAHCMQIEDQEV, encoded by the exons ATGACCCAGAAGAGGAAATCCGCAGAGTTCACTGCTTTGGAGGAAAGTGATAGAGCGCTCAATCACATCTTCTGTGGCACTGCTAATTCTCTGTCTCAACTTTATGGTGAAGCACTCCATCAGCAGAAGTTGCTCTTTCAGGCTGGGGAGAGACGTGCTTTG GAAAAACTAAATGAATGGATATTGACGAAGCAACAAGGAGGAGTAACAGTTACAGAAGCAGATATTTTAGCATATCTTCAG AATGAGCTTGACATTGGAGTAGAAGTGCCATCTCTGCCCATACCTGAGCAGCAGCAACACCTCAATATAAATGCTAGTTTACCCTTGTCATCTCCAGGGCCTCAAATGCTAGAGGGAAAATTCTTGCAAGCAACAGGTCCTCTGGTTTTACCAGTGGCCTTCAACATGGACCAACCCAGGAATTCTGCTTCCTCCAATGATGCTCCATCCACTCCTCTCAAGGAGAGTATTCCATTTGAAGTTGCAGGCTATTCGGAGATGTTGGCGCATTGCATGCAGATTGAGGATCAAGAAGTATGA